A section of the Castanea sativa cultivar Marrone di Chiusa Pesio chromosome 12, ASM4071231v1 genome encodes:
- the LOC142621060 gene encoding vacuolar protein sorting-associated protein 45 homolog, with the protein MPSNHIYMLPAVVDPSNSQHFCDRVVDGIASIFLALKRRPIIRYQRNSDIAKRIAQETAKLMYQQESGLFDFRRMEVSPLLLVIDRRDDPVTPSLNQWTYQAMVHELIGIQDNKVDLRNIGKLPKDQQEVVLSSEQDAFFKANMYENFGDIGMNIKRLVDEFQQISKSNQSIQTIEDMAKFVDKYPEYRKMHGNVSKHVTLVTEMSKMVEERKLMLVSETEQELACNGGQVAAFELAGFALFQDASRQLTAKSAPYIESG; encoded by the exons ATGCCGTCAAATCACATTTATATGCTCCCAGCAGTTGTAGATCCTTCAAATTCGCAGCACTTCTGTGACCGAGTTGTTGATGGTATTGCATCCATTTTTTTGGCCTTAAAAAGAAGACCTATTATTAGATATCAAAGGAATTCTGATATTGCTAAGAGGATTGCACAGGAAACAGCT AAGCTGATGTACCAGCAGGAAAGTGGGCTTTTTGATTTCAGACGAATGGAAGTTTCCCCATTGTTGCTGGTAATTGATAGGAGGGATGATCCTGTGACCCCTTCGCTAAACCAGTGGACCTATCAG GCAATGGTTCATGAATTGATAGGTATTCAAGACAACAAGGTGGATTTGAGAAACATTGGCAAACTTCCAAAGGATCAACAG GAGGTTGTGTTGTCATCAGAACAAGATGCCTTTTTCAAAGCTAACATGTATGAGAATTTTGGAGATATTGGGATGAATATCAAACGATTGGTAGATGAATTTCAGCAGATTTCAAAGAGTAACCAGAGCATCCAGACAATAG AAGACATGGCCAAATTTGTTGACAAGTACCCTGAGTACAGAAAAATGCATGGAAATGTTTCAAAGCATGTGACATTGGTCACAGAAATGAGCAAGATGGTTGAAGAGAGAAAACTCATGTTAGTTTCAGAAACAGAGCAGGAGTTGGCTTGTAATGGTGGTCAAGTGGCAGCATTTGAG CTTGCAGGTTTTGCACTCTTTCAAGATGCCTCAAGACAGTTAACCGCAAAATCAGCTCCATATATTGAAAGTGGTTGA
- the LOC142619223 gene encoding uncharacterized protein LOC142619223: MKEDDAMVYRRPYLTSGSSGFALNAISRAMKKQLKTYVEDMQMILTDKNWNVQTTVFWGQRDRWLNYDGVEDFCKDSNHKLVELPMAGHHVQEDRGEELGQLISKIISKRSQI, encoded by the exons ATGAAGGAGGATGATGCAATGGTTTATAGAAGACCTTATCTCACATCTGGTTCGTCAGGTTTTGCCTTAAATGCAATTAGCAGGGCAATGAAGAAACAGCTAAAG ACCTATGTGGAGGATATGCAGATGATACTCACAGATAAAAATTGGAATGTTCAAACTACAGTTTTCTGGGGCCAAAGAGATCGCTGGTTGAACTATGATGGAGTTGAAGATTTCTGCAAGGATTCAAACCATAAGCTTGTAGAACTACCAATG GCAGGACATCATGTACAAGAAGATCGTGGTGAAGAACTTGGACAACTCATTTCTAAGATTATCAGCAAAAGGAGCCAAATTTGA